In the Kwoniella shivajii chromosome 2, complete sequence genome, one interval contains:
- a CDS encoding argininosuccinate synthase, producing the protein MVASGEKKGKVILAYSGGLDTSCILLWLIEQGYEVVAYMADVGQEEDFEAARAKAIKCGAVGFHLADLKREFVEELIYPAVQCNAIYENVYLLGTSLARPVIARGMIEAAVKENCDFVSHGCTGKGNDQVRFELAFYGLAPNIKVIAPWRLPEFYDRFAGRTALLDYAAKNGIPVTQTAAKPWSTDENLFHISYEAGILEDPNQTPPDDMWKLTTSPQKAPESPETVHIEFLKGLPVKVTSPDTGKEVTDAVDIFLTLNALARKHGVGRIDIVENRFIGVKSRGCYESPAATILRVAHMDLEGLTLDRNVRALRDQFITTQLSQILYNGFFFSPEREFVTAAIPASQKTVNGLVRLKLYKGNVIVEGRDADEGLYDAKFSSMDEMGGFEPTATSGFIEISSIRIKAWGRQNLKRGQGGVSPQDVYHRDE; encoded by the exons ATGGTTGCTTCTGGTGAGAAGAAGGGCAAGGTCATCCTTGCCTACTCTGGTGGTCTTG ACACCTCATGtattcttctttggcttATTGAGCAAGGTTACGAGGTCGTTGCTTACATGGCCGATGTTGGTCAAGAGGAG GACTTTGAGGCTGCCCGAGCAAAGGCCATTAAGTGCGGTGCCGTTGGTTTCCACCTCGCTGACTTGAAACGAGAATTCGTAGAGGAGCTCATCTACC CCGCTGTCCAATGTAACGCCATTTACGAAAATGTATACCTTCTTGGTACTTCCCTTGCTCGACCAGTCATCGCTCGTGGAATGATCGAAGCTGCTGTCAAAGAAAACTGTGACTTCGTCTCTCACGGTTGTACCGGTAAAGGAAACGATCAAGTCCGATTTGAGCTTGCTTTCTACGGTCTTGCCCCCAACATCAAGGTCATTGCTCCTTGGCGATTACCTG AGTTCTACGATCGATTCGCTGGTCGAACTGCTCTTCTCGATTACGCCGCCAAGAACGGTATCCCCGTCACTCAAACCGCTGCTAAGCCTTGGTCCACTG ACGAGAACCTTTTCCACATCTCTTACGAAGCCGGTATCCTCGAAGACCCCAACCAAACTCCCCCCGATGACATGTGGAAACTCACTACTTCCCCTCAAAAGGCTCCTGAATCACCTGAGACAGTACACATCGAATTCTTGAAGGGTCTCCCCGTCAAAGTCACCTCCCCCGACACTGGCAAAGAAGTCACCGATGCCGTAGATATTTTCCTTACCCTTAACGCTCTTGCTCGAAAGCACGGTGTCGGACGAATCGATATCGTAGAGAACCGATTCATCGGTGTCAAATCTCGAGGATGTTACGAATCTCCTGCTGCTACTATCCTCCGAGTCGCACACATGGATCTTGAAGGTTTAACATTGGACCGAAATGTTCGAGCTCTCCGAGATCAATTCATCACCACTCAACTTTCCCAAATCCTTTACAAcggtttcttcttctcacctgAACGAGAATTCGTCACTGCCGCTATCCCCGCTTCTCAAAAGACCGTCAATGGTCTCGTCCGATTGAAGTTGTACAAGGGCAACGTCATTGTTGAAGGACGAGATGCCGATGAAGGTTTATACGATGCCAAATTCTCTTCCATGGACGAGATGGGTGGTTTCGAACCTACCGCTACTTCTGGTTTCATCGAGATCTCAAGTATCCGAATCAAAGCTTGGGGTCGAcaaaa CCTCAAACGAGGACAAGGTGGTGTCTCTCCTCAAGATGTCTACCACCGAGATGAGTAA